From Daphnia magna isolate NIES linkage group LG2, ASM2063170v1.1, whole genome shotgun sequence:
TTCCCTGAGCAATTAAAATTTGAAGCCTGTTATGAACCTTGAAAACTGAGCATGTTAATAAAGCTGGCAATGTGTTCTTCGAAGCACCAGAGATATTTGAAAATTCCCCTAAAAGTGAAGCTAGTGATATCTACTCGTTTGGAATGGTAATGTATGAACTATTCTATCCTTCTATTGGCATCCATGGGAATCAATATGTACCTCCAGTAATCCTCAAGTTGTCTCAGCTTTCATCATTCAAGCTGTAAAATGTGTTAGAAGGCCACCCGTTGAAGTTTCTTTACTCAATTGCCATTTTACTGAAATGATGAAGAAGTGCTGGGATAGAGATCCAGAAAAAAGGCCAACAGTTTCATCGCTGATAATCGACATACAAAATTTACAGGTTAAAATATTTGTTGCTGTATTGAAAATGTGTCTTCAAAAAAACttcagatttatttttttaattaggaGGAAATGGATCATAATTCTACCTTGTCATACGAAGCCTTATCGCCATTGCATGTTCCCTAAAATTCGTCACTGAAAACGGCAATCAGAGAGAGACTCGTGAGTTCAAACAGTTCTCCTGTTACAACACCGGTGATTGCCTTTACGCAATGCACTCTGAACTTGAGACCAGCTGAAACTGTTCATAAACGAATCCTGGATTTCAGCGAGGTATGTGTCAACAcagcatttattttttttataaatttttaatattaCTTCAAGAGTGCTGTTCTCTTTAGGGTTCGAATTCCATGAGTAGCAGTCCTACACGATCTATACCTTCAAGAAgtgtgacaaaaaaaaatacaacccACGTTGGTTTTCAAGTAGAAGTAGTTGTTGAATTTATGTATTAACAAACTCTGTACAAACTTGTTGCTGGACCATATCGACGTTGCCAACTCGTatatgctgtttatatatatagattctCCCTTTAACTCCCACCCTCTGTCGTCTGCTGTCTTGTCTTCGTCAATCCTGTCAATGCTAGTTCGTGTCTTTTTTATGTTCGTGACTCTCTACTAATAGGTACATCTTGTCCTAAACCTTAAGACTACCTAaagtgaaataaaagaaacaaaagttcGTGCATTATAACTATGTTGTGTGTCTGTTCTTTTCTGgttctccattttcttctcTCAATAACTTTTTCAAAActtaacaggttatgggcccagcacgcgaAACAGCAAAtgaataacattttttttttaatgtgtgtTTGACTAATAGGTTatagacaaacaaacaaacagagaATGGCCAACTCAACGGCAAAGGACGTCGGTCACATTGCAAAATTTGACGGGACAAATTTCCCTTCTTGGAAATACGGGATCTGGATGTTTCTTGAGAAAAATCGACTGATTCCAGTGGTCGACGGGAGAGAGACAGAGCCCAAAGAGGTAAGAATCAGAATTGTCCTTGAAACAGCACACTGTGCATGAACAAAAGTGAAGATGTAAAACTACATCACAAACTAACGGTGACGTTCATCAGTAAACCATGACagtaacaattttttttttccgtttctcATACAAGCGATGCTTGAAAAAGGGTTACTGTTTTGTCATGATGAAATCAAATGCAAAGATGAGATTCCACCAAACTGGTGAGGAACAGTAAGAAAATCAAATGCAAAGTCGAGATTCCACCTACAACGGTGAGATGTGATATCTCAAGTCACGGAGGGAATACGGAAAAGTTCCACATTCAGGTTCAAAGTTGAAATTCCACCAAATTGGTGAGGAATAGTAAGAAAAATCAAAGAGTAGTAAGactcctttttcattttggctgGTGGTATAAGATCCACCAGTATACATGTCATTTGTGTGGCAAAGTAAAAAGGAAACTCATATCACAAATCGGAACAAATATCTTTTCTAGAGCTTGAACGAGGACGGGACGGTTGAAAATGCAACCCAGATTGATACCTGGAAGCAGAAGGACGTAGACGCTCGAACGTACATTTACTCGACAATCAAAACTGAACAACAGATCTCACTTCAAGGATGCACCACAGCCTTTGAGATGTGGACCCGGATTCAAACTGAGTACGCCGAGGTAGCAATCGAAAATGTGCACCTCCTTATGGCACGATTCTTTGATCTGAGGTTTGGATCTGATCAATCTGTGATGTCGTTTATTGCCTCAGTCGAACAGCTGGCAAGTCAACTTCATGATCTAAATTCACCAATCTCCGATCTACAAATCATGGGAAAAATTATCATGTCTCTGCCGACGAGTTTCCGACACTTCACATCGGCTTGGGACAGCGTACCGTCAGCTGAGAAGACCATCACGCTGCTAACATCTCGGCTTGTGAAGGAGGAGAAGATGAACAAACTCCAGTCAAATGGACAACCCAACGTTGCTGAAGGAGCCTACTTTGCTGGACAACTTGCTCCATTCCTCAAACCAATGACGCAAAACCATCCTCAACAACAGCCGTATGTTCATCCAAGTGGAAGCAGAAATGCTCGTGGAACCTACCGGGGAGGATTTCGAGGTGAAGGAAGAAGATGTGGCCGCGGGGGAAGAGGTTTTAACGGACGACCTTACTTTACCTGTCACTACTGTGGAGCTCCGGGACACAGGATTGCTGATTGTCGCAAGAGGAAGAAAGCTGAAAATGATCCAGGGGAGTCAAAGGTTAACCACTACGGCCATTTCCAAGACTTTGGATACTCATCCCTGTCTTCAATCTGTTTCGCAGCCAGACGAAATTTCGACTGGTACGCCGACTCAGGTGCCACCCACCACATGACGGACCAGCGATCAACCCTGTGGAATTTTGAACCGGTCGTGGCCAACAGCTGGTCAGTCGAAGGAATCGGAGGAGTCAAGCTTTTTGTTCACGGAAAATGGGACATTCACCTTACATCCAAAGTGAACGGAAAAACGCTACGCGGGACCATTCGTGAAGTCCTATACGTCCCCGACATCGGCACGAATCTCTTCTCCATCGGAAACGCCACGAAAACTGGATCAGaagtgtttttttaaagacgaaacTGTCTCATTCAATAGAGATGGCAGAATCGAAATCCAAGGGCAGCGAGTTGGTGACACTCTCTACCACCTGAACATTCGAGCCGAAGAGATCCCACAAAGTGAAGTTCTTACGTCAAGAGTCACTCAATCTCTGTCAATCTGGCATCAACGCTTCGCTCATTTGAACGTCAAAACCTTGCGCAACATGATAGAGCAGAGGAGCGTCGAAGGATTCGGGTACATTTACAACGACTGGTCTACCACTCCATGTGAAGGCTGCCTTTTGGGGAAGATGCATCGTCATCCATTCAAGACTGGACGCACGCGGGCAAACGAGATCGGACAACTCGTTCACGCTGACGTGTGCGGCCCGATGCAGATCTCAACACCAGCTGGCTCCAGCTACTTTGTGGTCTTCAAAGATGATCTCAGTGGCTGGTGCACAACCCGACTCATGAAGCAGAAATCTTAAGTACCGGATGTGTTTCAAGATTTTTCCGCCCAGCTTAAGAGCGAGACAGgtggagaaataaaaattcttcgATCCGACAATGGAGGTGAATTCCTCAGCAACTCTTTTCAAGCCTGGTTGGCCAAGTGTGGAATTCGTCATGAAACCAGTGCCCCCTACACGCCTCAACAAAACGGAGTCGCCGAGAGATCAATCAGGACGATCATGGAGGCAGCCAGGAGTATGCTGTACGCTAAGAACATTCCAATCGAGATGTGGGGAGAAGCCGTAGCCTGTGCCACGTACGTCTTGAATCGTTCGTCGTCCAGCAGCTGCACAGCAACCCCTTACGAGCTGTGGCACAGAAAGAAACCTGACATCAGCCATCTTCGAGTTTTTGGTTCACGAGTGTTCATACACATCCCTGACGCGACACGTCGCAAGCTTGATGCAAAGGCTGTTAAATGCATCATGGTTGGCTACAGTGACAAGTCAAAGGCATATCGCTGCTGGAACCCTGCAACTCGCACCCAGTGTTTTGTATTTggacaataaaataaaatacttatcaaataaaatacagaaaaatacgtattttaatACGTATTTGTATTTGACCTTTGAACGTATTCTTATAGCTGTATTTTATTTGGCATTTGATACTAAATATgattaaaataccaaatacaTTCGAAAATACTTTTTgaattataatttttaaaagaatgatCAAGTTTGATAGGAATATAGGGCTGTTCAACACGGTGTATTACAGAGCGGCAACCCTGTAAATCTTTCAATGCTCATTGGCTGGTTTCGGCTggttcaatttttgtttgttgaagcAGACGAAACTAGCCAATGAGCATTGAAACTTTGAAAGTTGGTTCACAGATTTTACCGTGTCAAACAGCCCTATAGGATTAATTTGAGGAATATTTTAGGAGTCGCGTGGATTGTCTGCTATGTGCTACGCTACAAGAGAGCAAACAAGTGTTTATACTATTTGGGAAATGGGAAGGTAAGGTAAAAGGTATTGAACTATTGATATATAACCTTAATTTGATAAATTATTACTATAATTTGATTTGACAGTCAAACAGTCCAATTTCCATCCTTTCTCAttggaatttcattttcaaagatTGGATCAGTGGAAAGTGGATATTCTTGCATACTGCATAGTGGTGCGTTGGATTTTCACATGTCAGACTCATGCATAGCTCGACTTAGCTAAACAAAGGTATTTCTCATGATTATATTGTTCAATCCCAGCAATAGGTTAATAAGAAATCTCCAAAATGTAACTTAGAAGCAGGCAAGCAGAAAATTTCAAGTATAGAGAATGTCACCACCCTCTGCAGCCAGGGGAAAATCAGTACGTGGGGGCCAGACTGGAAGACCAAGAAGAAAACCACCAAAAGCTTTAGCTGGGCAGAAAACTGTTCCATCTCCAACTGTCGATGAAGAATTAGGTATGGAAATGATATTCAGATCTATTGAAAGACATTTCATctaatttaaacaaattttttcccTGTATCAAACTTGACAGGACATGTACATGAAGAAATGTTGTTGGAGGAGGCACAAATGATCGAAGATGAATCAAATGTCACATCCATTCAGCCAGATGTGACTTTAGAAGGAACTGCTGCGTCATCTCATCAAAGCCAAGCTAACCCTCAGCCTGCTCTTCAAGTGACCACCAAGCCTCCAGATGGAACGAAAGTGATTCCAGCCATAAAGATGGCGCTTTGGCCTAGCTGGAGGAAGAAACTGTTTGAAGACTGGCTTGAAAGCCGCGATGGGAAAGTGTATGCTTTTTGTAAAAAGTGTAACACGTACTATTCAGGCACCTGGCACGCATTCAGCAACATTTCCCTTCATGCCAGTCGTGTCCACACGGAAGACTACAATCGACTGATGGTATTTCCTGCTTCCAATTCATCCGGTAAGCAATCATCCATTACAAAATTCACTGCTGAATTGAAGATTCCTGTCGTTCGCCAAGCAAAACTTGATCAGCTGCTGACCCGAGCCTTTGCCACTGGAAACATTCCGTTATACTTTTTGCAAAACGAAGACTTGAAAGCATTTGCAAAGGTATTTCCGTTgatttatttataaatttaATACGGAATGCAATAACTGAGGGTTCCCTTTCTTTTATGTAGCTCGGAATCCCGGGATACAAGTTGCCCACTGAATTTACAATGCGGATGAGACACATGCCGGCAGAATTCCTCCGAATTCAGAAGATTTTGCAAGAGAAGATATTGCAATGTACAGCTTGttggaaatacaagaaaagcTGAGTCAACCATGAGGCTTCTGTATTGACAGGGATTTGCATTGAACACATATACAATCAGCATACAAGTATAATGCTATATGTGGTACACAATATTACCTGAGTGCCTGCACTCGAATGAagaaatcaattaaaaaagaacacttcgaaaaatgagaaaagatgAAAACGAAAGTTTGAATGTAGAGCTAACGAAAAATATCAGCCTTGCCTAGAGTAGACGTCAAGAGAGAGAAGTGAGGCTAAACAGTAGCACACTTGACAGTTCTAGAACTAGTAGTTAATGCCCAGAGCATATCGATGTCTAGTGCTGCCATCTAGAATTCGTTAACGGCATGTTTGCCTATTTTTTACACAGCTGTCACTCTGATCATCGACATTTGGTCATCGAAGCGAATGTGTGGATACATCGGCTTCACTATTGAAGGGGTCACTCCAGATTTTGAAATCTTCACGGCCTTCTTGTGCATCCGACAGATCTTCGGCAGACACACTGCAGAGGCAATCCTGTCCGAATTTGAAGATATTCTGAGGGAATGGAATTTGAAAATATCAGTGGTAACCGTCCTTTTCTACTTTCAGAGGAGATTTAGTTAAACACTGTTAATTCTCTAGGTTATTCGAGTTGTTACGAACAGCGGATCAAATATGATCAAAGCGTTCGACCTAAAGCTTCCGGGCTATgttgaaaaggaaaacgagTCTGAGAACGAAGAGCCTGATCCAAGTCCTGAAGCTGCAACTAACCAGAATGAGGCAGCTAGCAATTTGGAGATGGTCGATTTGGAATTGACTGGCCCTGTTTACGATTCCTTGATGGAGATGATCGATGCCAACTGTTCCCGTCAAGAAGTAAATGTATTGATGGAAGCTGATCAAGAGGAAGATGACGAGCACCAAGAAGTTGAATAAGGCCTCAACGAAACTTACCTTGGCATCCTACGCACGACTTTATCCGGTGTGGCTTCAGATTTGAGTCATTTGGCGACTGGTGTAAGTGATCTAGCCACGTACGAGATGAGCTCCAAATTACGCGAGTCTTGTAAGGCTCACGATCTTCAGAATGTCATCAAAGATGGGCTGAATCAAATCGAGGTAAACCACATAATATTGTTGATTTGGACGTTGTTTCGCTTAATTTAATTATATTATTCTCAATTGTAGGCACAGGCGGGAGCTGTGATCAAAAGGGTCAGCAAGATCATCAATTCAGTCAGGATGAGTGTGAACGACACTGAGGCCGTCTTCAAGGCCGTTGGTTTTCGGCTTGTGGCCAAGAACGCTACGCGTTGGAATTCACAGCTGGCATCGTTACGCTCAATAATAAAGGCCATTGATTACGATCCTCAGCTTCAAACTGGCTTGAACGCGACCACCAAAAAGCATTCTAAGCTCACCCCACTTGAACTCAAACTGTTAAAGGAGGTCAGCCTCATTTAGACTCCTTTTCAAGAAGCAACTGATGACTTCCAAGGAGATTATGAAACCATCGGCTCCGTCATTCCTGCTTACATTGACCTGCTCAACAAAATGACCCTGAGTTTCGTTGATTCCAGAGGCGCAACCGTTGTGAACTCTGAATGTCCACTTGCAGGACAAATCATTCATTGCAAGGGTTTTGCAGAAGCACTTAAGACTTCtttgaagaaaagaatgtCTTCCGTGTTACACAATACGAGCTGCGTGCTGGGTGAACTCAATCTCTGCCTTTTAAGGTTTTAAATATTATAAGAGTGTGTGCTAACAATTATTATCCCTCTTGATTAAGGTGCGATTTTGGACCCGCGATTCAAGACGGAATGGATTTCATACACTCATCTAAATGAAGGCGATGTGCTTTCTTGCGTCCTGGCGGAGCTCGTTTACCGGTATCGCAAAATCCAGGATGATACTCAAGACATTCGAGATGCAGATCTGACAGCAGCTACAACAGATTTACGAAGTTCAAACGGTGAAGACGTCAGCGGTGAGGGGAATCAACCAACGGCCAAGAGAGCTCGTCCCACTCGTCAACTTTACAGTTCTTTCAAAAGGGCAAGTCGACCTGCCTCAGCTGGATCCGCCAAGGTACTTGACGAGTTTGAAACCTACCTGAGTTATTCGATTGCGCCAATGGAGTCAGAAGAAGTACCTGGAAAGTCGAACCCGGGGCCATTTCGGCCATTAAAATATTGGCTTAACAACCGTCATCGATTTCCTTATCTCTCCTTGATTGCCCGCGACATCCTCGGAACTCCCGCATCATCTGGAAGCGTGGAAAGGTGCTACAGCACTGAATTGGATATCATTGGCATCAAAAGAGGTAATCTTAAATCCGATATATTCAATCAACTGCTGTTTATAAAACGAAATCGCAATCTTGTGTAATCACACGTCATTTGAACAGAAACACACATAAAACATATTGCATATAATAATTTATACAACTCAGTCATTCTTGTCTATATGTTATTCTACTGATCTGTTCTCCCAATACAAGTGTTtacaaatcaaaattgaatctCTCCATCGAACATCCGCTTtagaaaattaatttaaaaagtaTAATTAAAATTTGGAgtatttggtattttatttggtatttgaccaattaataaaaaaaatgtatttggaataccatgtattttaagatacatgtattttatttgatcaaATACATAACTTTTGTCAAATACAAAACACTGCTCGCACCATAGTTATAAGTCGCGACGTCGTATTTGACGAGAACAGCGCCTATTCAGGGGAGGGTAAACAAATCGACTACAATTATGTTTTTCCTTTAGAAGAATCAGCTGCTTTGCCGTTGACCGAAAGAGAACAAACCCCACAAATTGAAGAAGTCCAATCAGATCAGCCCACAGCCGACACACTTGAACCTATTGATCAACAGACAAACGAGCAAGTCACTCCAGCTGCCATTGCCGGCCCCGTCAACGAGGAAGTAGTGCGAGGCGAGGATTTTCATGGATGGCAGGACCCTGTCGCTCCATTCAGGCGCTCGGAGCGAATCAGAAAACAGCACACAGGGCTGACCTCGACAGCAATCGAGAGTACCAGCGTACCTGAGTCGTACCAGGATGCAGTGTCATCAAATGAAGCACATCTGTGGAAGCAGGCTATCAACGAAGAGCACTCCTCTCTAATGAAAAACGGCACTTGGCAACTGACGGAGCTTCCACCGAACCGCACGACCATAAAAAGCCGTTGGATCTTCAAATAAAAGCCCGGCAACAACAAGATCCCACCTCGCTACAAGGCAAGACTAGTTGCGAAAGGCTACACACAACGAGCAGGTGTCGATTTTCACGAGACGTTCTCTCCAGTCGTCAAACACACCACACTGCGCATCATCCTTGGCCTCGTCACctctcacgacctcgagatgaTTCAAGTGGACGTCAAGACGGCTTGCCTGTACGGGGAACTAGAAGAAGAGATATACATGGACCAGCCAGAAGGGTTCATCAcaccagaaaaagaaacaaaggtCTGTCGTTTGATAAAATCTCTCTATGGACTGAAACAAGCACCAAGGTGCTGGAACTCAAAATTTAATGAATTCCTTGTCAAATTCGGTCTGACACGCGCGTCTTTTGACAACTGCATCTACTACCGCCGTCAAGGGGAGGAGTTCACCATCGTAGCGATCTTTGTTGACGACGGTCTCATCTGCAGCAACCTAGAAAAAGTCCTGAAGAACGTCCTGGATTACCTTCAGCAACAGTTTGAGATGAGGGTTGTTGCAGCAGATCGTTTTCTGGGTCTAAACCTTACCCGAGATCGAACAAAACGACACATGTTCGTGTCACAGCCTCACTTCATCATCGACCTGCTGCAAAAGTACAACATGGCACAATGCAGTCCGAAGGCAGTCCCATCTGACCCAAACAGTCGTCTCTCTACCTCAATGCGCCCCAGAAGTCAGGAGAAAGCGGCCGAGATGGTGACAGTCCCGTACCGTAGTGCAGTTGGCTCTCTCCTGTACCTCATGGTCATGACGTGACCAGATCTGGCCTTCGCAGTTAACCAGGTGGCGCAGCATTGTCAGAACCCTGGCCCAGCTCACTGGAATGCAGTTAAGCGGATCATGGCTTACCTAGCCGGGACAATAAACCACGGCCTGCTCTTTCGACCTGGTGACCAACTAGTGGGCTACACTGATGCGGACTACGCTGGGGACAGTGACACTCGCCGCTCCACATCTGGCTTTATTTTTCTGATGAACACTGGCCCCGTAGCTTGGTCAAGTCGCCGCCAAAACTGCACTGCCCTGTCAACCACAGAAGCAGAATTCGCTGCAGCCTGCGAAGCTGCAAAAGAAGCAGTCTGGATCCTCAACGCACTAATGGAACTTGGTGAGAAAACTCCGAAACCACTAGAACTCTGGTGTGACAACCAAAGCGCTATTCGGGTAGTTCACAATCCAGAGCTGCACCCGAAAACGAAACACATCGATGTAAAGTATCATTTTGTCCGTGACAAACAAACCGAAGGTACTCTCGATGTAAAATATGTGTGCACTAACAATCAACTGGCTGACATATTTACTAAACCCCTACCTGCACCTCGTTTTGAACGACTACGAGAAGAGATTGGAGTTGTGAAGAGATCAACTTAATTGCACATTCGTTTGAGGGTAGGTGTTGAATTTATATAGTTAACAAACTCTGTACAAACTTGTTGCTGGAACATATCGACGTTGCCAACTCGTATatgctgtatatatatatagattctCCCTTTAACTCCCACCCTCTGTCGTCTGCTGTCTCGTCTTCGTCAATCCTGTCAATGCTAGTTCGTGTCTTTTTTATGTTCGTGAC
This genomic window contains:
- the LOC116916180 gene encoding uncharacterized protein LOC116916180; translation: MLLEEAQMIEDESNVTSIQPDVTLEGTAASSHQSQANPQPALQVTTKPPDGTKVIPAIKMALWPSWRKKLFEDWLESRDGKVYAFCKKCNTYYSGTWHAFSNISLHASRVHTEDYNRLMVFPASNSSGKQSSITKFTAELKIPVVRQAKLDQLLTRAFATGNIPLYFLQNEDLKAFAKLGIPGYKLPTEFTMRMRHMPAEFLRIQKILQEKILQCTACWKYKKS
- the LOC116916231 gene encoding uncharacterized protein LOC116916231, which translates into the protein MCGYIGFTIEGVTPDFEIFTAFLCIRQIFGRHTAEAILSEFEDILREWNLKISVVIRVVTNSGSNMIKAFDLKLPGYVEKENESENEEPDPSPEAATNQNEAASNLEMVDLELTGPVYDSLMEMIDANCSRQEVNVLMEADQEEDDEHQEVE